From Caminibacter mediatlanticus TB-2, the proteins below share one genomic window:
- the dnaA gene encoding chromosomal replication initiator protein DnaA, with protein sequence MIFDKIKQKLKSENQVNYNKFIKKLEFDEDSSNSNHLVIKAPNIFIANYVKRNYSKKIAEIYKEETGIEANIEIITKDIKHINYESENISTNTSPSILIPEYTFESFIVGPSNQFAYSAAKSVAENPGKNYNPLFIYGGVGLGKTHLIQAIGNYLKNRLNVIYVTSEQFMNEFRENVRNQTMDRFHEKYRSCDVLLIDDVQFFAGKEQTQEEFFHTFNELYNQKKQICLTADRPPKKLQDLVDRLRSRFEAGLIADIQPPELETKIEIIKKKCELNGIYLPDDVIEFIATKLDDNIREIEGMIVKLNAMAKLLGVSDITLDFAKQTLKEHIKDKKENITLQDIIELIAKEFNIKPSEIISKSRNKNIVAARRTAIYLAREFTKESTPAIAKYFGLKDHSAVSHAIKSFNKKLKEDNDFRIKIEELKNKIQTRKGE encoded by the coding sequence TTGATATTTGATAAAATAAAACAAAAATTAAAAAGTGAAAATCAAGTGAATTATAATAAATTTATAAAAAAATTGGAATTTGACGAAGATTCAAGCAATAGTAATCATCTTGTTATTAAAGCTCCAAATATTTTTATAGCTAATTATGTTAAAAGAAATTACTCAAAAAAAATAGCAGAAATTTATAAAGAAGAAACAGGAATCGAAGCAAATATAGAAATAATTACAAAAGATATAAAACACATAAATTATGAAAGTGAAAATATCTCAACAAATACATCTCCTTCTATATTAATTCCAGAATATACATTTGAGAGTTTTATCGTTGGACCTTCAAATCAGTTTGCATATAGTGCTGCTAAAAGTGTAGCTGAAAATCCAGGAAAAAACTATAATCCTTTATTTATTTATGGAGGAGTTGGACTTGGAAAAACCCATTTAATACAGGCTATCGGAAATTACTTAAAAAATAGGCTTAATGTAATTTATGTTACAAGCGAACAGTTTATGAATGAATTTAGAGAAAATGTAAGAAATCAAACAATGGATAGATTTCATGAAAAATATAGAAGTTGTGATGTATTATTAATAGACGATGTACAATTTTTTGCAGGAAAAGAACAAACCCAAGAAGAATTTTTCCACACATTTAATGAACTTTATAATCAAAAAAAACAAATATGCCTAACAGCAGATAGACCTCCAAAAAAACTTCAAGATTTAGTAGATAGACTAAGAAGCAGATTTGAAGCTGGATTAATTGCAGATATACAACCACCAGAACTTGAAACAAAAATCGAAATTATTAAGAAAAAATGCGAATTAAATGGAATATATCTTCCGGATGATGTAATTGAGTTTATTGCAACAAAACTTGACGATAATATAAGAGAAATTGAAGGTATGATTGTTAAATTAAATGCAATGGCAAAACTTCTTGGTGTTAGTGATATTACACTTGATTTTGCAAAACAAACTTTAAAAGAACATATCAAAGATAAAAAAGAAAATATTACACTTCAAGATATCATAGAATTAATAGCAAAAGAGTTTAATATAAAACCAAGTGAAATTATCTCTAAAAGTAGAAATAAAAATATAGTAGCCGCAAGAAGAACTGCTATTTATTTAGCCAGAGAATTTACCAAAGAATCAACTCCTGCAATTGCAAAATACTTTGGTCTTAAAGACCATAGTGCAGTAAGTCATGCAATAAAAAGTTTTAATAAAAAGCTAAAAGAAGATAATGATTTTAGAATAAAAATTGAAGAGCTTAAAAATAAAATTCAAACAAGAAAAGGTGAATAG
- the ruvC gene encoding crossover junction endodeoxyribonuclease RuvC, whose protein sequence is MRILGIDPGTIRCGYAIIESFPKLKLIDAGFIKITEKELQYQLSQLIEGLDLILENQIDEVAIEDIFYAYNPKTVLKLAQFRGALSLRILQKHGFFAEYTPLQVKKAVTGNGKAKKEQVAFMVKRILGIKGDIKPLDITDAIAVAITHSQRIKC, encoded by the coding sequence ATGAGAATACTCGGAATTGACCCAGGAACAATAAGATGTGGCTATGCAATAATTGAGAGTTTTCCAAAACTTAAATTAATAGATGCGGGATTTATAAAAATAACTGAAAAAGAGTTACAATATCAACTTTCACAATTAATTGAAGGACTTGATTTAATTTTAGAAAATCAAATAGATGAGGTTGCAATTGAAGATATATTTTATGCTTATAATCCAAAAACTGTTTTAAAACTTGCTCAATTTAGAGGAGCTTTATCTCTTAGAATATTACAAAAACATGGTTTCTTTGCTGAATATACTCCTCTTCAAGTAAAAAAAGCTGTTACAGGTAATGGAAAAGCAAAAAAAGAGCAAGTTGCATTTATGGTAAAAAGAATTTTAGGTATAAAAGGAGATATAAAGCCTCTTGATATTACAGATGCGATTGCAGTTGCTATAACTCACTCTCAAAGAATAAAATGTTAG
- a CDS encoding trimeric intracellular cation channel family protein — protein MLEITDIIGIIAFAISGFVVGVRHKLDLLGVLISTFLTALGGGILRDVIANIPIYSFTNIFPGLVVFCVFLIGIVFKLYKFDFNNKFFLIFDSIGLVSFSISGSIVAINSEFNIFGVIFLSFITAVGGGMLRDILINQVPFILKEEFYGSISILIAFLLFIFGINDIVIISIFILGLILRLIAYIKGWKLPII, from the coding sequence ATGTTAGAGATAACAGATATTATAGGAATAATTGCATTTGCAATAAGTGGCTTTGTTGTTGGTGTTAGACATAAGTTAGATTTACTTGGAGTATTAATTAGTACATTTTTAACAGCTCTTGGGGGAGGAATATTAAGAGATGTAATTGCAAATATTCCTATTTATTCTTTTACAAATATTTTTCCAGGTCTTGTTGTTTTTTGTGTTTTTTTAATTGGTATAGTTTTTAAATTATATAAATTTGATTTTAATAATAAATTTTTTTTAATTTTTGATTCAATAGGTCTTGTTTCTTTTTCTATTTCAGGGAGTATTGTAGCTATAAATTCTGAATTTAATATATTTGGTGTAATATTTTTATCTTTTATTACTGCTGTTGGTGGAGGAATGCTTAGAGATATTTTAATAAATCAAGTACCATTTATTCTAAAAGAAGAGTTTTATGGGAGTATTAGTATACTAATAGCATTTTTATTGTTTATATTTGGTATTAATGATATAGTAATTATTTCTATTTTTATTTTAGGACTTATTTTAAGATTGATTGCGTATATAAAAGGCTGGAAATTACCAATAATTTAA
- the nusB gene encoding transcription antitermination factor NusB: MATITHAREAVIQTLYAKELGNDDAINQFDELLKERKIKGQKAEFAKKLLNGILEHINEIDEIIKNHLIDWSFDRLDKVDKQILRTGIYEIKYTDTPYQIVIDEAVKIAKNFSEDKSKNFINGILDKVAKEVRENK, from the coding sequence ATGGCAACAATAACACATGCAAGAGAAGCAGTAATTCAAACACTTTATGCAAAAGAACTAGGAAATGATGATGCAATAAATCAATTTGATGAACTGCTTAAAGAAAGAAAAATAAAAGGTCAAAAAGCAGAATTTGCAAAAAAACTTTTGAATGGTATATTAGAACATATTAATGAAATTGATGAAATTATTAAAAATCATTTAATTGATTGGAGTTTTGATAGACTTGATAAAGTTGATAAACAAATACTAAGAACAGGAATTTATGAAATTAAATATACTGATACACCATATCAAATAGTAATAGATGAAGCAGTAAAAATAGCTAAAAATTTCTCAGAAGATAAATCAAAAAATTTTATTAATGGTATATTAGATAAAGTTGCAAAAGAAGTAAGGGAAAATAAATAA
- the ribH gene encoding 6,7-dimethyl-8-ribityllumazine synthase, which yields MKVIEGTLQLEGNEKVAIIASRFNHLITDRLIEGAKDAFLRNGGKEENLDLILVPGAFEIPFALKRALKKDFYDGIVCIGAVIRGATPHFDYVAAEATKGIANTTLNYDTPVTFGLLTTDTIEQAIERAGTKAGNKGFEAMLGLIEMINLYKKF from the coding sequence ATGAAAGTTATAGAAGGCACTTTACAACTTGAAGGAAATGAAAAAGTAGCAATAATTGCAAGTAGATTTAATCATTTAATTACAGATAGATTAATTGAAGGTGCAAAAGATGCATTTTTAAGAAATGGTGGAAAAGAAGAAAATTTAGACCTTATCTTAGTCCCAGGAGCATTTGAAATTCCATTTGCTCTAAAAAGAGCGTTAAAAAAAGATTTTTATGATGGTATAGTATGTATTGGGGCTGTAATTAGAGGTGCAACTCCTCATTTTGATTATGTAGCAGCAGAAGCTACAAAAGGAATAGCAAATACTACTCTAAATTATGATACACCTGTTACTTTTGGATTATTAACAACTGATACAATCGAACAAGCCATTGAAAGAGCTGGAACCAAGGCAGGAAACAAAGGTTTTGAAGCAATGCTTGGTCTTATTGAAATGATAAACTTATATAAAAAGTTTTAA
- the kdsA gene encoding 3-deoxy-8-phosphooctulonate synthase gives MILIAGPCVIESKEQIFKIAEYLKPYNEKYDFYFKASFDKANRTSLDSYRGPGIDKGLEILNEVKEKFGYKLLTDIHETWQVKKAAEVVDVLQIPAFLCRQTDLLVEAAKTNKIVNIKKGQFMNPADMKYSVLKVLKTRGCNEVSYENSKKYGVWLTERGTTFGYGNLVVDMRSLVIMREFAPTIFDATHSVQMPGGAGGKSSGKREFVPYLSKAAAAVGVDGFFFETHYNPDNALSDGPNMITPEILKDILKDIDCINNCKEK, from the coding sequence ATGATTTTAATAGCAGGACCTTGTGTTATTGAAAGTAAAGAACAAATATTTAAAATAGCTGAATATTTAAAACCATATAATGAAAAATATGATTTTTATTTTAAAGCAAGTTTTGATAAAGCAAATAGAACAAGCCTTGATTCATATAGAGGCCCAGGTATCGATAAAGGACTTGAAATATTAAATGAAGTAAAAGAAAAATTTGGCTATAAATTATTAACAGATATACACGAAACTTGGCAAGTTAAAAAAGCAGCTGAGGTAGTAGATGTTTTACAAATACCAGCTTTTTTGTGTCGTCAAACAGACCTTTTAGTAGAAGCTGCTAAAACTAATAAAATTGTTAATATTAAAAAAGGTCAATTTATGAACCCAGCTGATATGAAATATTCTGTTTTAAAAGTATTAAAAACAAGAGGTTGTAATGAAGTTAGCTATGAAAATTCAAAAAAATATGGCGTATGGCTAACAGAAAGAGGCACTACTTTTGGATATGGAAACTTAGTAGTTGATATGAGAAGTTTAGTTATTATGAGAGAGTTTGCCCCTACTATTTTTGATGCTACTCATAGTGTTCAAATGCCAGGTGGAGCTGGTGGAAAAAGTAGTGGTAAAAGAGAGTTTGTTCCATATTTAAGTAAAGCTGCTGCTGCTGTTGGAGTTGATGGATTTTTCTTTGAAACACATTATAATCCTGATAACGCTCTAAGCGATGGTCCTAATATGATTACACCTGAAATACTTAAAGATATTTTAAAAGATATAGATTGTATTAATAATTGTAAGGAGAAATAA
- the dapF gene encoding diaminopimelate epimerase produces the protein MFVCKYSASGNDFVIFHTFKKKDRSNLAKKLCDRFNGIGADGLIVLLPHKTYDFEWQFYNADGSEASMCGNGSRAAALYAYKYDLASSKMKFLTGAGVIEAEVDGDIVETQLTPYKELGKFDEWELFDTGVPHLVKLDKLENFNINECRELRYKHNANVNIAEVKDNKLFVRTYERGVEDETLACGTGMCASFLKARKEGLIGDSIKVYPKSKEELEISLKKNRLYFKGRVKETFKALCEV, from the coding sequence ATGTTTGTTTGTAAATATTCTGCAAGTGGAAATGATTTTGTAATTTTTCATACATTTAAAAAAAAAGATAGAAGTAATTTAGCAAAAAAACTTTGTGATAGATTTAATGGAATAGGGGCTGATGGTTTAATAGTTTTACTTCCACATAAAACTTATGATTTTGAGTGGCAATTTTATAATGCAGATGGTAGTGAAGCGAGTATGTGTGGAAATGGAAGTAGGGCTGCTGCACTTTATGCATATAAATATGATTTAGCAAGTAGTAAAATGAAATTTTTAACAGGAGCTGGTGTTATTGAAGCTGAGGTTGATGGAGATATTGTTGAGACTCAACTAACACCATACAAAGAACTTGGAAAGTTTGATGAGTGGGAGCTTTTTGATACAGGAGTTCCTCATCTTGTGAAACTTGATAAGTTAGAAAATTTTAATATTAATGAATGTAGAGAGCTAAGATATAAACATAATGCGAATGTAAATATAGCAGAAGTTAAAGATAATAAACTTTTTGTTAGGACGTATGAAAGAGGAGTAGAAGATGAAACACTTGCTTGTGGGACAGGTATGTGTGCAAGTTTTTTAAAAGCAAGAAAAGAAGGACTTATAGGAGATAGTATTAAAGTTTATCCAAAAAGCAAAGAAGAGCTTGAAATTAGTTTAAAAAAAAATAGACTTTATTTTAAAGGAAGAGTAAAAGAGACTTTTAAAGCATTATGTGAAGTTTAG
- the tpx gene encoding thiol peroxidase has translation MPVTTKLKGNEVALYGDQVNVGDNAPVVTLPNSALENVTIGGPSDKAQLIIAVPSLDTPVCAMETTKFNNEAASVEGATVCVVSMDLPFAAKRFCSTEGIENLQVLSDFKDKAFATNYGVLIAEGPLRGLCARAIFVVGKDGKVTYKELVPEITEEPNYEAALAALKEAASK, from the coding sequence ATGCCAGTAACAACTAAATTAAAAGGTAATGAAGTAGCTTTATATGGAGACCAAGTAAATGTTGGAGACAACGCACCAGTTGTAACTTTACCAAATAGTGCACTGGAAAATGTAACTATTGGTGGTCCAAGCGATAAAGCTCAATTAATTATTGCAGTTCCAAGTCTTGATACACCAGTTTGTGCGATGGAGACTACAAAATTTAATAATGAAGCAGCATCGGTAGAGGGAGCGACAGTTTGTGTTGTATCAATGGATTTACCATTTGCAGCAAAAAGATTTTGTTCAACTGAAGGAATTGAAAACCTTCAAGTATTGAGTGATTTTAAAGATAAAGCATTTGCTACAAATTATGGGGTGTTAATTGCAGAAGGTCCACTTAGAGGACTTTGCGCAAGAGCTATTTTTGTAGTAGGAAAAGATGGAAAAGTAACATATAAAGAATTAGTTCCAGAAATTACAGAAGAACCAAATTATGAAGCAGCACTTGCTGCATTAAAAGAAGCAGCTTCTAAATAA